The Sediminispirochaeta smaragdinae DSM 11293 genome has a segment encoding these proteins:
- a CDS encoding SDR family NAD(P)-dependent oxidoreductase, translating into MRYYIITGTSRGIGEDLAKAAASDGNGTMLFCISRGGSEEVSKFVGNSGAVVNDIRFDLSKTAEIDDLVDRIFRGIDAAHCEELVLINNAGVLEPVGPAGYNSTAAVEHHMRVNLLAPMRLTSLCIAAAARAAISGRKLALQIISGAAHRPYQGWSAYCAGKAGLAMFARTVALEQKEEAYPFLSLAVAPGIIDTRMQEVVRRSDPQQFPDRDAFVRYHEDGKLDDPHETASWLMKIINDTSLESGSIIDLREYRKGEIHG; encoded by the coding sequence GTGCGCTATTACATCATTACCGGTACCAGCAGAGGAATCGGAGAGGACCTTGCCAAGGCTGCGGCATCCGATGGAAACGGTACGATGCTTTTTTGCATCAGCCGTGGAGGAAGCGAGGAGGTCTCGAAGTTTGTGGGAAATAGTGGTGCCGTTGTTAACGATATACGTTTTGATCTTTCTAAGACTGCAGAAATTGACGACCTTGTCGACCGCATCTTCAGAGGGATAGATGCGGCACACTGCGAGGAATTGGTGTTAATTAATAATGCCGGTGTTCTTGAACCTGTCGGCCCCGCTGGCTATAACTCTACGGCAGCGGTCGAGCACCACATGAGGGTCAATCTGCTCGCTCCGATGCGATTGACTTCACTCTGTATCGCCGCCGCCGCCCGGGCCGCCATATCAGGCAGAAAGCTTGCTCTTCAGATTATCAGTGGTGCGGCGCATCGTCCCTATCAAGGCTGGAGCGCCTACTGTGCCGGTAAGGCCGGCCTTGCAATGTTTGCAAGAACCGTTGCCCTGGAGCAGAAGGAGGAAGCGTATCCTTTTCTTTCTCTGGCTGTGGCTCCGGGGATCATAGACACGCGGATGCAGGAAGTGGTGCGAAGGAGTGATCCCCAGCAATTCCCCGATCGTGACGCCTTTGTGCGCTATCATGAGGATGGGAAGCTTGATGATCCTCATGAGACCGCTTCCTGGCTCATGAAAATCATCAACGATACTAGCTTGGAAAGCGGTTCGATTATCGACCTTCGTGAATATCGAAAAGGAGAGATCCATGGATAA
- a CDS encoding metalloenzyme domain-containing protein → MTPKSLLFVFLDGLGIGRRDLAHNPFVAMTPKLDALLGEGWNFGMVGEPPGTILLRRQLLLGHIDPIMGVPGLPQSATGQCSLITGINCQQEIGRHWGPRPNSRVREVIGRGTLFSAAKAAGGECRFAVAFPDSFFQALASGRRIPSSLQQAFLDIGGRLPDYQDLVAGRALSSDITGLGWQKELGYGEIPLLSPEAAADRLLVLAKSARFTLFEYWLSDHIGHRGSFEEAQSVVETLDRFLSLLLETSAEGEDLLVLITSDHGNLESMERKNHTDHLVPLLVAGPGADGAEGLETISNVGRWMRDLLASD, encoded by the coding sequence ATGACGCCTAAGTCTCTCCTTTTTGTCTTTCTCGATGGGCTAGGCATCGGTCGTCGGGATCTCGCCCATAATCCCTTTGTGGCTATGACTCCGAAACTCGATGCACTTCTGGGAGAGGGATGGAATTTCGGTATGGTAGGGGAGCCTCCCGGTACCATTCTGCTTCGCCGTCAATTGTTGCTCGGCCATATCGATCCGATTATGGGTGTACCGGGACTGCCCCAGAGCGCCACCGGTCAGTGTTCTCTTATTACCGGTATCAACTGCCAGCAGGAAATCGGCAGGCATTGGGGTCCTCGTCCGAACAGCAGGGTGCGAGAGGTGATTGGCAGGGGAACGCTTTTTTCCGCGGCCAAGGCTGCCGGAGGCGAGTGCCGCTTCGCTGTTGCCTTTCCCGATTCCTTTTTTCAGGCCCTTGCCTCCGGACGGCGGATTCCCAGCTCTCTCCAGCAGGCCTTTCTCGATATCGGCGGCAGGCTTCCCGATTACCAGGATCTTGTGGCCGGCAGAGCCCTCTCCTCCGACATCACCGGATTGGGATGGCAAAAAGAACTCGGTTATGGGGAAATCCCCCTTCTTAGTCCGGAAGCGGCCGCCGATCGTCTCCTTGTTTTGGCCAAGTCGGCCCGTTTTACCCTTTTCGAGTATTGGCTCAGCGATCACATAGGCCATCGGGGAAGTTTTGAGGAGGCGCAGTCCGTCGTAGAAACGCTTGATCGCTTTCTGTCTTTGCTTCTTGAAACATCGGCCGAAGGCGAGGATCTTTTGGTTCTTATCACCTCGGATCACGGTAATCTCGAATCGATGGAACGAAAAAATCATACCGATCATCTTGTTCCCCTCCTCGTCGCAGGTCCGGGAGCCGATGGAGCCGAAGGACTCGAAACCATTTCCAATGTTGGGCGGTGGATGCGCGACCTGCTTGCCTCTGATTGA
- the aroA gene encoding 3-phosphoshikimate 1-carboxyvinyltransferase, whose protein sequence is MLVQSNAMKRIVSPGRISGSLKIPGSKSHTIRALLIASAAQGRSIIQDPLDSSDTRAALSLCRSLGARVTEEQGRWIVEGTGGAMNQAHIDVGNSGTSLFLAAAVAAASDKAVSFDGDEQIRRRSAAPLLDALRGLGAEIIESGEAGCAPFTVKGPLQGGKVSIACPTSQYLSALLLAAPLTPSGSSTEIEVSLLYERPYVEMTLKWLDDQGIEYQRRGLEWFLVPGGQHYKPFSAAVPADFSSATFFFCAAAITGDKLFLKGLDPTDIQGDKMVLPILEKMGCRVSPKDGGIEIQGPEEGLSGGTFDLNSIPDALPALAATACFAKGETQLTNVPQARIKETDRIAVMAQELTGIGAEIRELEDGLLISGRGPKGLSGGNVRGHGDHRVIMAEAIAALGAREEVIIDDDGAVAVTFPNFFSLLDSIRKV, encoded by the coding sequence ATGCTCGTACAATCGAACGCCATGAAACGGATCGTATCGCCAGGAAGAATTTCCGGAAGCCTCAAAATCCCCGGATCAAAGAGCCACACCATACGGGCCCTGCTCATTGCAAGCGCCGCACAGGGTCGCTCGATCATCCAGGATCCCCTCGATTCTTCGGATACACGGGCAGCTCTTTCCCTCTGCCGCAGTCTGGGAGCCCGTGTGACGGAAGAGCAGGGAAGATGGATTGTAGAGGGTACCGGCGGTGCCATGAATCAGGCACATATCGATGTGGGAAACAGTGGGACCTCTCTCTTCCTTGCGGCGGCCGTTGCCGCGGCATCGGACAAGGCGGTGAGCTTCGATGGGGATGAACAGATTCGACGGAGAAGTGCCGCTCCTCTTCTCGATGCGCTGAGAGGATTGGGCGCCGAAATCATCGAATCGGGGGAGGCCGGTTGCGCTCCCTTCACGGTGAAAGGCCCCTTACAGGGAGGAAAAGTATCCATCGCATGCCCCACAAGCCAGTACCTCTCCGCCCTCCTTTTGGCAGCCCCTCTTACCCCTTCGGGCAGCAGCACAGAGATTGAGGTATCCCTACTCTACGAGCGTCCCTATGTCGAGATGACCCTCAAATGGCTCGACGACCAGGGAATCGAATACCAGAGGCGGGGCTTAGAGTGGTTTCTGGTCCCAGGAGGGCAGCACTACAAGCCCTTCAGCGCCGCAGTTCCGGCCGACTTTTCCTCCGCCACCTTCTTTTTTTGTGCGGCGGCGATCACCGGCGACAAGCTATTTCTTAAAGGGCTTGATCCCACGGATATTCAGGGTGACAAGATGGTTCTTCCCATCCTGGAGAAGATGGGATGTCGTGTTAGTCCCAAAGATGGGGGAATCGAAATCCAAGGCCCCGAAGAGGGACTTTCCGGCGGTACCTTCGATCTGAATTCCATCCCCGACGCCCTCCCTGCCCTGGCGGCGACCGCCTGTTTTGCAAAGGGAGAAACACAGCTGACCAATGTACCACAGGCCCGGATTAAAGAGACCGATCGTATCGCCGTCATGGCCCAGGAACTGACAGGCATAGGTGCCGAGATTAGGGAACTGGAAGATGGGTTGCTTATTTCGGGCAGAGGGCCCAAGGGGCTTTCGGGAGGCAACGTCCGAGGTCACGGCGACCACCGGGTGATCATGGCCGAGGCCATTGCAGCCCTGGGCGCACGGGAAGAGGTGATTATCGACGATGATGGGGCGGTGGCCGTCACCTTTCCGAACTTCTTTTCCCTCCTCGATTCAATACGCAAAGTGTGA